One segment of Pseudodesulfovibrio sp. 5S69 DNA contains the following:
- a CDS encoding TetR/AcrR family transcriptional regulator, translating to MGSDVKARRGRPKAKSDAERRKQIVLSAEKLFVRKGYAGTSTCELAAQCKISKQTLYRLYPGKLDVFVAVVEAHRLKLIDLGDGYDDLPLDQALARMFMIDMDQENYEIRAGFLRTANAESLQHPQLREILRHYGGQKALEGLKDWLDRQCRKGRLVIDSTSMAARMLVDTFIGAVFLDALGGFNWTGREERIAHFRQCIEIFLNGTLPDKDRPACRA from the coding sequence ATGGGGTCCGATGTCAAGGCCCGGCGCGGGCGTCCCAAGGCCAAGTCCGACGCCGAGCGCCGCAAGCAGATCGTCCTGTCGGCCGAAAAGCTCTTTGTTCGAAAGGGATACGCCGGGACTTCCACTTGCGAGCTTGCCGCGCAGTGCAAGATTTCCAAGCAGACCCTGTACCGCCTCTACCCCGGCAAGCTCGATGTGTTCGTGGCCGTGGTCGAGGCCCATCGCCTGAAGCTGATCGACCTCGGGGACGGCTACGACGACCTCCCCCTGGACCAGGCCTTGGCCCGCATGTTCATGATAGACATGGACCAGGAAAACTACGAAATCCGCGCGGGCTTTTTGCGCACGGCCAATGCGGAGTCCCTGCAGCACCCGCAACTGCGCGAAATCCTGCGCCACTACGGCGGTCAGAAGGCGCTCGAGGGACTGAAGGATTGGCTGGACCGGCAGTGCCGCAAGGGCCGGCTGGTCATCGACAGCACGAGCATGGCGGCCCGCATGCTCGTGGACACGTTCATCGGCGCGGTCTTTCTCGACGCCCTGGGCGGGTTCAACTGGACCGGCCGGGAGGAACGCATCGCCCACTTCCGCCAGTGTATCGAAATCTTCCTCAACGGGACCCTGCCCGACAAGGACCGGCCCGCCTGCAGGGCCTGA
- a CDS encoding NirD/YgiW/YdeI family stress tolerance protein: MKRFSLALMLVFTVCVTTAFAATTFAGSAFQAHDTRAHTVAEANASSVDTGVALHGHIVKVINNDSVLFSDNTGQLLVHMKNAEANKAAITNADVDVNGRITSDLLYTEVQADSVTTR, from the coding sequence ATGAAGCGTTTTAGCCTTGCTCTGATGCTCGTATTTACCGTCTGTGTGACCACGGCGTTCGCCGCCACCACCTTTGCCGGCAGCGCGTTCCAGGCCCATGATACCAGAGCCCACACCGTGGCCGAGGCCAACGCCTCCAGCGTGGACACCGGCGTGGCCCTGCACGGCCATATCGTCAAGGTCATCAACAACGACAGCGTGCTGTTTTCCGACAACACCGGCCAGTTGCTCGTGCACATGAAGAACGCCGAGGCCAACAAGGCCGCCATCACCAACGCCGACGTGGACGTCAACGGCAGGATCACCAGCGACCTCCTGTACACCGAAGTCCAGGCCGACTCCGTGACCACCCGCTAG
- a CDS encoding helicase HerA-like domain-containing protein gives MSEDLPLLEVAVSGDLPLGILPRMANRHGLIAGATGTGKTVSLRVLAEHFSDIGVPVFMADVKGDIGSMARPGGDHAKVGERVEQLGLTDFTYQAYPVTFWDVFGAKGHPLRTTVSEMGPLLLARLLDLNDTQSGVLSMAFRIADDEGLLLLDLNDLRAMLVYLAENAKRFRAEYGNISAASVGAIQRGLLALEEQGADEFFGEPALNLDDLMQTEGGRGMINILAADRLLRSPRVYSTMLLWLLSELFEALPEVGDPEKPRLVFFFDEAHLLFDRAPRALVDKIEMVVRLIRSKGVGVYFVTQMPTDLPPEVLGQLGNRVQHALRAYTPRDREAVRTAARTFRVNPDLDVEAAVTDLGVGEALVSFLERKGAPGMVRRALVLPPRSRLGVLEPAEMDRIIRSSVLYGHYEQEIDPESAYEILTARRREQEEQRQAQLQRQEREKEERKAARASRASGNRQGLVEAFAKSAIRSIGSAFGRRIVRGVLGGLLK, from the coding sequence ATGAGCGAAGACCTTCCCCTGCTTGAAGTGGCCGTAAGCGGCGACCTCCCCCTCGGCATTCTGCCCCGCATGGCCAACCGCCACGGCCTCATCGCCGGGGCCACCGGCACGGGCAAGACCGTCAGCCTGCGGGTCCTGGCCGAGCACTTCAGCGACATCGGCGTGCCGGTCTTCATGGCCGACGTCAAGGGCGACATCGGTTCCATGGCCCGGCCCGGCGGCGATCACGCCAAGGTCGGCGAACGGGTGGAGCAGCTCGGGCTGACCGACTTCACCTACCAGGCCTATCCGGTGACCTTCTGGGACGTGTTCGGGGCCAAGGGCCATCCGCTGCGGACCACCGTCTCGGAGATGGGGCCGCTGCTCCTGGCCCGCCTGCTGGACCTGAACGACACCCAGAGCGGGGTCCTGTCCATGGCCTTCCGCATCGCCGACGACGAGGGGCTGCTGCTCCTCGACCTGAACGACCTGCGCGCCATGCTCGTCTACCTGGCCGAGAACGCCAAGCGGTTCCGGGCCGAGTACGGGAACATCTCGGCGGCCTCGGTGGGTGCGATCCAGCGCGGGCTGCTGGCCCTGGAGGAGCAGGGCGCGGATGAGTTCTTCGGCGAACCGGCCCTGAACCTGGACGACCTGATGCAGACCGAAGGGGGCAGGGGGATGATCAACATCCTGGCCGCCGACCGGCTGCTGCGTTCGCCCCGCGTCTACTCGACCATGCTCCTGTGGCTCCTGTCCGAGCTGTTCGAAGCCCTGCCCGAAGTGGGCGATCCGGAAAAACCCCGGCTGGTCTTTTTTTTCGACGAGGCACACCTGCTCTTCGACCGCGCCCCGCGCGCCCTGGTGGACAAGATCGAGATGGTCGTGCGGCTCATCCGCTCCAAGGGTGTGGGCGTGTACTTCGTCACCCAGATGCCCACCGACCTGCCGCCCGAGGTGCTCGGCCAGCTCGGCAACCGCGTGCAGCACGCCCTGCGCGCCTATACCCCGCGCGACCGCGAGGCCGTGCGTACCGCGGCCCGGACCTTCCGGGTGAACCCGGACCTGGACGTGGAGGCGGCAGTGACCGACCTCGGCGTGGGCGAGGCCCTGGTCTCGTTCCTGGAGCGCAAGGGCGCGCCCGGCATGGTTCGCCGCGCCCTGGTCCTGCCCCCGCGCAGCCGCCTGGGCGTACTCGAACCGGCGGAGATGGACCGGATCATCCGGAGCTCGGTCCTGTACGGCCACTACGAGCAGGAGATCGACCCGGAGTCGGCCTACGAGATCCTGACCGCCCGCCGTCGCGAGCAGGAGGAACAGCGCCAGGCGCAACTGCAACGGCAGGAGCGGGAAAAGGAGGAGCGCAAGGCCGCTCGGGCAAGCCGCGCAAGCGGAAATCGCCAGGGGCTGGTCGAGGCCTTCGCCAAGTCCGCCATCCGCTCCATCGGCTCGGCCTTTGGCCGCCGCATCGTGCGCGGCGTGCTCGGCGGCCTTTTGAAATAG